In Gordonia phthalatica, one genomic interval encodes:
- a CDS encoding phosphatase PAP2 family protein — protein sequence MGGQAVQQFPIDDRITDWVVESRHEPLTSVMHMVTAMGDTLPLTLVVIGVFVVAWLSNRIDLASMIVVGSLSGYILMMILKLLFSRDRPPVEDRLIDVGGAAFPSGHAMLSTVVYGLTAVVAFRVFPRVRERAVALVWLPILVLLIGVSRVYLGVHWASDVLFGWLFGLIWLAVCLFGHAQIVRRPALLRMGTKHATGRPGQPSSPADQGTSSPS from the coding sequence GTGGGAGGGCAGGCAGTGCAGCAGTTCCCGATCGACGATCGCATCACCGACTGGGTGGTCGAGTCACGACACGAACCGCTGACCTCCGTCATGCACATGGTGACCGCCATGGGCGACACCCTGCCGCTCACCCTCGTCGTGATCGGCGTCTTCGTGGTCGCCTGGCTCTCGAACCGCATCGACCTCGCCTCGATGATCGTCGTCGGCAGCCTCAGCGGCTACATCCTGATGATGATCCTGAAACTGCTGTTCTCCCGCGACCGGCCGCCGGTGGAGGACCGGCTGATCGACGTCGGCGGAGCCGCCTTTCCCTCGGGGCACGCCATGCTCAGCACCGTCGTGTACGGGTTGACGGCGGTCGTCGCCTTCCGCGTGTTCCCCCGTGTCCGGGAACGGGCGGTGGCACTGGTCTGGCTGCCGATCCTGGTCCTGCTGATCGGCGTCAGCCGCGTGTACCTGGGCGTGCACTGGGCGTCGGACGTGCTGTTCGGCTGGCTGTTCGGCCTCATCTGGCTCGCGGTCTGCCTGTTCGGACACGCGCAGATCGTCCGTAGACCGGCACTGCTGCGGATGGGGACCAAACACGCGACGGGTCGACCCGGGCAGCCGAGCAGCCCCGCGGATCAGGGGACGTCGAGCCCTTCCTGA
- a CDS encoding DUF2530 domain-containing protein codes for MPDVSQIPELPAKLRAPEPVIVIGMLIWAAATLIVWLTDVGPDSALTICLVGLGVGVLGTTIVLVQKAAVRRGSRGAQEGLDVP; via the coding sequence ATGCCTGACGTGTCCCAGATCCCCGAGCTCCCCGCAAAACTCCGGGCGCCCGAACCGGTCATCGTCATCGGAATGCTGATCTGGGCGGCGGCCACCCTCATCGTCTGGCTCACCGACGTCGGCCCCGACAGCGCCCTCACGATCTGCCTGGTCGGGTTGGGCGTCGGGGTCCTCGGCACCACCATCGTGCTGGTGCAGAAGGCCGCGGTCCGCCGTGGCTCGCGCGGCGCTCAGGAAGGGCTCGACGTCCCCTGA